The following is a genomic window from Tursiops truncatus isolate mTurTru1 chromosome 7, mTurTru1.mat.Y, whole genome shotgun sequence.
TCCACAGACTTGATTAAGTGAAGATCAACTGATCtgaaaaatttttcttccttagttcTTCTCAGTAATTGCTAAAAGTCCAATAAGCTGATTTTTCCAAGATTGATTATTCTAATAACTTTGGGTGTTCAATCCGTGAAATGGTCCAGTCAGGCTTTACTCCTTGTGTAAACTCCCTCTGAAATctagggaaaaaattataaataatgtgaATCTTATATCAGTCCAAATACTTCCTGGATAACTACATAATTTGCAAGTATATATTAGAGGCAGTTGTTAGCAAAAAGCTAACAGTTAAtggtaaataaaaatcaaaagtttaaTCTACTAATTTGATCACAAAATATATCCCCACAAAATCAGAAGTGCATTCTCAACtaaaatgagtatttttaatGGACTGATCTACATACTCTCCAACATCTGCCAGTCCTTGAGAGGAACTTCAGTGTTATTCTATTGTTAAGTACTAGCCATAATATACGCCTAATACGAGGAGAAATAAATTGGAATATGGTGATAAAAACAGCACTTTCATGGAAGCTGGTTTATGTGGTTAGACTTACTCATAGCTTGCATTAAGACCAATCTTGAAAATAGCAGTGTTTATGAGCTGCCCGTGATCTTAGTAGGGAATATCAGAAGAACCAAAGGTTAGTGTTGATTATAGTGTTCTAAATGACATCTTAAAAAAGAGACAATTCAGCAGATTTAAATTAAGTATTTAAATATACAGAATATTTTGGGTAAttacaaataaagcaaaattcaaaacagaaaaagaaaagaaaaaaagtacatctCCTtcaagaaaagtgaagaaaaagaagatataattcCCTTTACCTTAGCAAACCAGCATATTTTCTTTCCTAGGTCGTTTTTGggatttgttcattattttaaagcaaatttgtATAACTCTGGTGACATAACAGTATTCTCttttaaatagatattaaaatatgacataacAGTATTCTCTTTTAAATAGATATTAAACTATGTCTCCACTGACTCGCTTGACTTTTTCACTGTTCCAAATTTTATTAGTACAATAATACACTAGAGTGTCTCTTTTAAATAGTTTGTTAACCTCCTGTTAGACAGTACCTCCTTAAGGGCAGGAACCCTTCAATTCTGTATCTGAACCCCTACCAGAGTACTTGGTAAATAGGAGATGGTCAATAAATGTCTAGTGAGTGGATGGTCCATGTGCCAATTATGGCAGATCTTATTTTCCCAAGATGGTCATAACTACATCTTGCATCCCACATGCTCTTCTGCAACGTGAACTTGCTGCTGCCCCATGAAGAGGTGGAGTCTCTCCATGCCCTTTCACCGTGCAGATCCTGTGACTGCTTGGACCAGCAAACCATGGTGGAAATGATGTTGTTCCAATACTGGGCATAGCCCTTTACTGGTCTAGCATCTTCTGGCTTCTGCCTCTTGGAAGCCAACCACCATGTAAACATGTGACTAGCTTAACACTACCACAAGCCCAAGCCGCAAAGAGAGGCCTTGGAGAATGAGACGTCATGTGGAGAAGCCAAGGAGCACCATGGTGCTGCCCACATGAGTGAAGAAGCCATTGTGGAAATGAACCCCTAGCTCCGGCCACCCCACTTGATGCCAGAGGGAGCAGAGAAAACTCCACAGCGGAGCCTTTCCAAAATTCCTGAGCAGTAGAATAGCAGGCAAAATGAATGGCTGTTTGATGCCACCgagttttggagtggtttgtAACGTAGCAATAGACAGCTGAAATACAGTTTAATTAAATTCAGCAATATTACCTCTTCCTAATTTCTGAACACTCCTGTTTCATGGCCAGTGTGTCTTTCTGACTTTCTCTCTTCATAAATAACTTGTCAAATTTCAATCTTTTTCTCCCTAAATCTCCCTTTAGTTTTCATACTTTCATACTACCTTCTATTTTCTAGAGAAAGGAAACAACGAAATGTGATTAGACTTACTCATAGCTCGCACTAAGAAGTTGTTTAGTTTCCACGTTCTGATCCCCCAACTTAACCTGGAACACACTGGCTCCACTTATAGTTTCACTGGGGATGTTGGCACTGGTTAGATACCAAAAGCACATCAGGATGTTAACAAACTTCCTTCCTTAGagaaaaaacatacacacatacaaatacaaaTCACAATAATCTATCATTCTTATATCCTTAATGAAATCAGCAACTGGCAGTAATTATACAGCTGTTACAGACCAAATTTGGGGCTCATTCTAGTCTAACTTAAGATACCTGTATTGAcacgtttttatttttagaaaattctccTGGGGTTTATGACACCTTCCTCTCTGGATCACAGTAGTAAGAGCTACTATTTACTGAGCAGGTACTTTTTACCAAGTGCACTACATGGATTACTTTCAATTTGtggcattttctaaaattatgatAACAGATATCTATTGTCAAACCAAAAATGAGGGGGGGGGGAACACTTTTTTGCTGCTATGTCAACTGCTATGTTAACTTAACCCCAACTGCCAGAAAGAAGCCTTCTATTCTACCCCTAATTCACTTTACTATGCCCAGTGATTATGACAACGACCTGTGCAAAAATCAGGTAGTAACCATGGTGCTAAGATGCAATTTGAAAtattaggaagaagaaaatatttatcattaaaaGTACCTTTACAAATGTTTCAAATTAATATGTGTGTGAAAATTTTTTCACTATTAACAGTCCTTAGTCAGAACTGCCTTAGCAAGTGTGTAAGCAAAGAGTAGATTTCCTgtgtgcctagcacataatacACTGCAAATATTTGTAGAGGGAGTAAGTCAGTAAGTTTTCAGGGAAAATAGGACAAGGAGATGAACAAGATAAAGGCTAAAGTTCCTTTCAACTATTTTCATCGTCTCCAAATAAATCCAATTTGGGAGTTCTGAGTTAATGTTACTTTCAAAACAGTCTTTAGctaatattatttactttttcttttactctttacTCCTACTTAACATACAGCTAGACACCTAAAATATTCAattgttttcctttcagttaggaaatctgaaacacaaatattttcatgttaagGTATGGGAGCAGCTTGTCTTAGACAATTTTCTTTAACTTAAGTTACAATGCTCTCTTCTGTGAATTAAATAACATTAGGGGAAAGTTCTAGATAGAAAGGCATAAGAAACTATTACCATGTCCCAAGTCTTCCAGAACTAGGGctttaaagaatgaatatattattttctctgcaGTTCTATAAATATCCACTTGTACCAACAAAATGTCACTATTCCATGATTATTCACTAACTTAGCTTATCTGGACAATCGTGGGTCATTTAAAGTTGACTATGCTCCAGCATTACCTTTCTCATCGTAGTAAATGGAGATGTCTCCTGTTGATGTATATACAATTTCATCTATGTCAGCAGCAAGGGCATTTTTATGGTTGTCAGGTAGTGAAGTAACCTTTTCTTTCAATACACGTAGTGTCTAAGTATGGAAAAAGCAAACCATAGTTCACTTGTTgaattttcaaaagcttttcaAAAAGTGGAGTGAATTCTTCATggaatgaattttgtaaaaatattttaaaatttactgccatatttattcattttcaaaagcaaggctgaggggcttccctggtggcgcagtgcctaagaatctgcctgccagtgcaggggacacgggttcgagccctggtccgggaagatctcacatactacggagcaactaagcccatgcgccacaactattgagcctgcgctctagagccagagagccacaattactgagcctccgtgccacaactaccgaagcccgtgcacctacagcccacgctccacaacaagagaagccaccgtaatgagaagcccgcacaccacaacgaagagaagcctctgctcgccgcaactagagagagcccgtgcgcaacaaagacccaatgcagccaaaaataaataaattaaattaattaattaaaaagaaaaagcaaggctGAAAGGGATCTGATTATTCAATTAGATAATTCGTAATAGAACTGTTCTTATATAGAATTCAGTTCTTATACAGAATTCTATATAAGAACTGAAAGACATCATATTAACTTACTTAGGCCTTAAGTAGCAAGTCATTCTATACTTTTATATGACCCCAAGTACCCCAAAGGCAAGATACAGGGACTCTACTTTGGCTGATGGCAtgcatactattttattttattttttatttttttatttaagggtgatttattttacttaaggGTGGCAGTGGGAATAGTCATAGATTTCTAATACAAACCAAATACAGAAGTCAAACAACcataagaataatgaaaatctaaatattaaaagctagtcttttaggagaaaaataaggagacttttttttttgtcaatggtaATGGATATGTAAGGATATTGACAACATtggaatagcagaggaattgaAAATGCTATACATTGATCAATGGGAAACTAGCTAAATTAATTATATTGcatatacacaataaaatacCATGAAGAAAGCAAACACATATATAGTCTTTGGTTGAACCATATACCATTCTAAGTGCTCTACATTACATATACTATCTCACGTGATTTCCCAACAATACTACTACTATCCCACTTTACATATAAGACAAGAAGTTAAGTAAGCATGCATActactttaaaacataaataaggaCAATGTATATCATTCTACTGCAAgagaataatacatttatttttaaaggaaaaataaaagtatacttTACCTCTTTGGCCACAAGTTCTTCCAATAGATCAAACTTACTCTGTGACAGCAACTTGGACACATGagcaaaagccttaaaaaaacaGTGGGGGGAAGGTGGtgattattatttcaaaatatcatgTGAAATACCATACAATGTACAATGCTCATACTTGAATGTCTAAGTGTAACAAAGACTATTTTATGATAAAGGCAATAGACAATGTCAAACACTAGATATCGGTGTTAGGCATAACTCCTCCAAAGTTGGttgacttttcttttctcatatagccTTCCCacatgggctgaattgtgttcccccaaattcatatgttgaagccctaactcccggTACCTCAGAaggtaactgtatttggagacaggacctttaaagaggtgatgaaGTCAAatgagggtgggccctaatccaatctgactggtgtccttacaagaggaaATCTGGATACACACAGAGATACTAGGGCACACATGtacatagggggaaaaaaaaacaacatgtgaggacacagcaagaaggcaatCATctacaaggaagagaaagaggcctcagaagaaaccaaccaacAAGGTGCCAACACCCTGTacttggacttctaacctccagaatgtgagaaaataaagttctgtggTTTAAGCAACCCAGATTGAggtattttgttgtggcagccctagcaatAATGGAGTTGAATTTTGAGGAAAAGCACACTTCCAAATGGATTCAAGGATCCCTTGCAAACACTTTAGAGGATCTCAGGGTTCAGAAACACTGTATGTTTTAGTAAGCCTTTGCATGCAGAAGATGGGTGAAATTTGGTAAGAAGAAACAAAGACCATAACCATCATGTTGAAACCCAAACATGAGACTCTAGTTTGTGTGGCCAAAGAAGATCACACCTGAGCAAATTATCCTATAAGGTAATAATGAACCATTAGGAGGCTGCCCTGATAAGGCTTTGGTGATATAAGATTGCCTAACCTAAAAAGGCTTCTAGGAAATAGCCCTCTTTTTCATAGAAAAGGCCAAAATATGCTAGCAAGATACAGGAAAACAGACAGTACATGGTTAGTGGTTTGAAAGCAGTAATAGGGAAGGTATCATGTCATATGTGCATATCAATGGAAAGTAGGGTTTGTGGAGCTAATAAAGCTGTTTAAGGACCACCTATTCCTCTGGCTCACATGATGAATAAAAGCTTGCCTAGAttggtataaaataagctacaggatATATCGTATAAcgcagggaatatagtcaatattttataataactataaatggagtgtaacctttaaaaattgtgaatcactacattgtatacctgtattatatatatatataatatatatatataattatatgtacatcaacatacttcaaaaaaaatttttttaaataattttttttaaaaaaaagcttgccTAGATTGTACTTAACCATCTCAACTTCTAGTGACTCTGGAGGACCAAGACTGCTTATAGAGTGGGTTACAGGACAATGCACCTCAGCACTTGCTAGCTATGCATCCTTGAGCCAATCGTTTCACCTTTTTAGAACTTGATTTTTATCATCTGAAAGAATTAGACTAGGATAATGAGCACAAAGGTCcctttctgttttatgttctatgattaaaaacaaaaaatcttaaagaacaTGATCTAATTGATAACTTGATATTCACATCCCAAGATAACATCTTATTGATAGGAGGTTAGTCTAAGGAGAAAGGGCAAATTGAGCCATGAGAGTAGATAATCTACCCAGTGTTTTTGCATCAGATTATTTCCAAGCCCTAGAGTTACATCTATGCAAAGGAAGGTATAGTTGCCTTATGAGATCTAGTAGGAGGAAGGTTTTTCAGCTATGTCCTTTGAAGTCGTACGTGTTGAAAAACTGGTTTGCTTGATCCGAAAGGTATGTTAAAGTAACCGCTGGTTTAATGGAATCACTAAATATTTGCCATGGATGACCCAACATTCTTTTTGGAAATCAGAATGGTTAAATGCACAAAAATTGACTTAGATGAGGCAAGACTGTATACAAACTGGCTGATGAAGGGGTGCAGATACTACTTAATAGCAAGGATAAGGGCTAAAATAGCTCACAGCTGGAGAACCTTTAGGATCAAAGAGTGACTAAAAAGTGTCCCATGCTCCTCTGTGTTCAGAGAAAATAGGGACTTAGGCTTGAATCCTGCCCATAGTGGGGAGATGACTTCCATTCCTTATTGACACATAAATAAGCATGAGGTAGACAAGCTCAAGTCATCAGCAGAGTGGTGGAGAACAGTAGCATCATGCCCATTTACCTCTGCATGGACAAAAGATTTTGAGAACTGACACGAGCAGAGGTTTATCCCTTACAATGCTGTTAATCAAGCTTgctctttactttttaatttttttataaaaacataaatcagtCAGGAGTTGACTCGGGGAAGCAAAAGCAGGAGTTAATATTGACATTGATTATAAAGttgaaaacatttaatttataacTGACAGGtcacataaataaatatcaatggcTGTGTTTAtagaaattatctgaaaaaaagcTAGGATTAAATATATCAATACCAGCATACGatcaattttgtctttttcagaaaaaataaagccaTGTAGCTTTTATGTGGCAGAAACAGGCTTTGAATCCATTTCTGACTCAAAACCTGTAGAGAGTAGAAAAAGTAATTAAGGGACTTCACCTTGGTGTCTCCATCGAAACCCTATTTCTCGGCGACCTTGCAACAGAAGCAGAAGCTTAATTTAAATCAAGAAGTGGCCAGAGGGCTCTGTGTCTGGGTCACTACCCACATGTTATCATTTGAGACCCAGTGGAAACCTCACCGCTAAACACTTCTGCGTGTCTAACAGTTGAATGCATGAGAGGTGGAGAGATTATTTGTAGAGAAATAAACAAACCTGCTTCGCTCCCTCTGAGAATTCTGCAATGCTGAACTCTTGGTCGAAATAGGCCCAGATAAGGAAGGAGTAAATTCGAGTCCGAATCCAGTTGATGGGGTTGGAGAACCCCAGGATGATCATCTTGGTTTTCTGGCGCTGCTGGGGCTGCTCCTCGGTGCTGTAGATTCGCCGAGGGCAGGAAGGGAAAGTGGGAAGGGTTGTGGGGAGTCCCAGAGGGCTGAGCAGGGGACGCTGAGGAGCTCGAGCAGGCAGCGCCAAGGCCGCGGAGGCCCAAGAGACTCGAGGAAACGGGGCCGCTCCCGAgccgaggcggcggcggcagaAGCAGCAAAGTCCAGCCAACGGCGGCCACACGTCGGCCGAACCGGGAGTCCAGAGTCGGGCAGCCGAGCCCGGCAGAGGCCGAGAAAGCAGCAAGCGGGGTAAGAGACTGACGGCCAGCGCCATTTTTGTGACCTTTCACCCCTTGCCTGTGCAGTACGGAAACAAAGTCGGCGGGAAACCACCTCGGCGGGACTCGGAGAAAGAGGCTGGAGAGTCAAGCTGGCCACTTACTGCACCTCTGGTGAGTTCGCCACTTCCCTGCTCTCCATCACATGCCCGTCGGCCCCCAGCCCCGCGCTCGGAACCCGCCGCTCTCGCGACTCAGCCGGCCTCGTGGACCTTTTCTCTCCCGGACCTGTTTCCGGGCGGTCCGCGCGGTTGGAACGTGTTAGGGCCGAGGTTCCCAGGACTTGGAAGAGGACGGGCGTGAGCAACCATGGCCGAGCAGTGCTTCCCGGTACCCCGGCTCGAGGGCGTTTCGCAGGAGCAGTTCATGGAGCACCTGTATCCGCAGGTGAGGCCCTCTTGCGGGGCAGAACCGCGGGAAGCCGGTGGATACCCGTCCCTAGCGCTCCAGCGGCTCCGAATTGGTTTCTTGCGATCCAGGGTGTGGGAGGAGGTGGCTGTCGGCCTAAGGTGGCAGGTTGGCCCGGCGGCCAAGGGAGAGGGCACAAAGGGGATGTTGACTGGCTCATCTGTTAAGTTTTCCGTTCCACGTTTCTGGGGAGCAGGTTGACGGCAGAGCGCTGGCTACGAGAAATATTTTGCCCAAGAAGCCCTACTAGCTGCTTAGCAGCCTTGCGGGAGTCTGATTACAAAGTCTTCTACCGTTACCATGGCAACCCAGGGagttccccaccaccaccaccaccagtttTCCATCGGGTTTTCTAAAATCTAGAGGAGGTTTCGCCCCCAACCCCAGCCAGTGGCTTGAACGGCGCCTGTCAGTCTACGCGAGTTACTGGATCTGAAGAAGTTTTTCACTGCACTGAGCCAAAAGGGGAAGCAATGGGAATCCCCCGACAAACTTCCAGTGGTCTTGGATTCTAACTAACGTGGGTTCTAGTTCAGACGTTCGATTCTCTTATACGTATAATTCGAACCTTAGTTCTCAGAGAAAAAtactaatggggaaaaaaagtgtttttactTGCCGTGCTTTGCAAGGGAATCCAGGCTTCAGAAAAACTAAGATAAAGAGGCCAGCagatatttacagaaaaaaaaaaaaaaaccccacaggttTACAGTTAGCCTGCTCATGATAAAGAAACCCGCCCCCCGTCCAGCAATTTCAGTTGATATTTACACCTATAAGGGTGGTCATTGAGCTACAGTCCTTACAAAAGTCAGGgatgaactttttttcttttaggagttaGCAGCCTATAGGGAGGATTCAAGCCTTAATTTATTTGGGAGACTAGTGCTAGATAGGTTGCTGTCCTCCCTACCTCACTGCAGGACACGTTAGTATAAGATGCCTTCAGGACAGTATTATGAAGAGCAAATGATGTATGTATGTGGAAATGCTTTGGAAGATGAATAGCAAAAAGAGTTTTGTAATTTAGGCTTGCCAGACAAGACATACAATATGTCACAAAGCATCACTAAGCTTCATAAAGTGGAAAATTACAAGCAACACTCTGGTCACAAtgtaataaaactagaaattaataactaAATTGCAAAACAAGACATTTTTACctgaaaacactgaagaaaagcTGTGAGGGGTTATAGTCCtatcagatttttttaacatgttttaatatttaatagtgTGGTACGGGTGCATGAATAGACAGACTAgaggaataaaatagaaagtctGGATGAAGATAGACGTGTGTACACAAACACAAGTATTTATCCAGGCTctggagagatatatatatatatggaaatttagCATGTGATGAACgcgacattttaaaaatcactggggCAAAGatgaacttttaaataaatggtgcttGGACAAGTGGATGGTCACAGTCatttagaaaatgataaaattagattTATATCTGACACCGTACAGAAGAGTTATCTCCAAATGGATCAGAGatctaaataaaaaaaagaaactacgtTAAGtactagaggaaaacatgggtAAATTTCTCTGCAATCTAGGTCTATGGAAGGGCTTTCTAACTATGACTCAGGTGTGATAAATGATTAAAATTGTACATAAaatacaaactgggagaaaaatatttgcaacatatttcATTAAAGGGCAGTAAAAGCCCATGTAcgtaaagaacttttaaaaattaatggggGGAGGgcaaaaatctgattaaaaaatcaacagttgacaaaaagataaaaacggcatctaaacacatgaaaagatgttcagtttTATTCATAAGAGAAATTAAACTGAGATACCATTTATCTATAATATTGGCAAAAATCAAAAGgctttaataataatattctttGTGGGTCTGTGAAAAAGCTGGTACTCTCACGTTTTATGCCAAGTAGTACAACCCTCATGGAGGGGAATTTGGCATATCTAACAAAACTATTGATGTGTTTACTTTATGATATAGCAGTTCCTCTTTCGGAATTTACTCTGGGGATATATTTCCAACAGTATGAAAATTTCTAGTGTTTATTATGCTTGCGAATTATTACAAATAACCTAAAAACGTATGCATAGGAGACTGATTAAATTGTCCATTTACACTAAGGTGTACtaagctgtaaaaaagaatgagggaaataATCTGAACTGATAGTAGTGATTtccaggatatatttttaaatttttaaaaaaacgcaaattacaaaaacaatacaTAATAAGACACTTTTTGTATAAAAACGAAGGGGAAAtaagaaagtatatatatttttggtcactatgcaaaaaagaaatacagggacGATAAACCAGACATTAATGAGACTGGTTATGTATAGGGGATGAGTGATTATGAGGTGGGTGATTATAGATGCGGTGACCTTTTTTGTACAATTTTGACTTTGGAGATCACGTTACTGTTTTATATtctacagtaataataatagtaaaattaaCAAGGATAAGGAATGGttcaaaaaaaccaaccaaactcTAATATAGAATATAAAAGTAAGAAGTGAACCTAAgtaagggagaggaggagaagtaaCCTAAATCACTTTCGAACACAATTCTTTGATTATATATCagtctaaaaacaaaaagaaccataAACAATACTGAATTCtagtttgtagacttttttttacaGTGGTATAACTTAGCAATTGCAAAAGCACTTATTGTGAATTCTGGGATTGTACAATTGATTAAACATTGAGGATGATAGGAACCAGGTTTCCCACTAAGAGAAGGGagtttacaaatatataaacaatgaaTATTAGAATAAATCTTGTGGTATAAGATCAGAATTAGGTATCCATATTGGGAGTATCATGGTTCATCATACATCcattaattgtgtgtgtgtgtgtatagtacatattgagagagaaagagaaatagatagATACAACTATATGCATATgcagaatatgtgtgtgtgtatatatatatttggggagGAGTGAGTATATACACACCTTCATGtgtttcctagctctgtccactgagaaGGCCTAGAAGTAATGACACACCAATAGTCATAAACACATTCAGCACCCAGATCATGGTTTCTAAACAGCATTCCCCACTAGAAGAAACCAGAGCTGCTTGAAGAAATGACTAGAGGGCTGGGACAGAGATGTAAAAGGATACTGGATTGTGTTATTTTTCCATAAAGTAAGAAGTGCTCAGGTAAAACGTCACAAGAGGCAGGTCGAAGGGACTCCTGCTGGCCAAATCTGGGATAACTTGAGCATCAAAATTATGTCAGTAGACTATAACTCAGTGAATAAAATAAGTGAATGGAGAAGTTAGAGCTGATTTTTACATTAGAATACCAACTAGTACATGTAGAAGGtgatggagtttttttttttatcacgaTTTTTACACTCATCGTAGCAATACTTGATTGAGGCAGGAATTACCAGttgatcaaaattaacatcataAATAATAGGGAAAATATCATGTGCTACCTGATGTGTTGCACTGAGACAGACACAACATTGCTTTTGTGGTACATTCTTTCCAAAAATGtgtaacctgaatctaatcatgaagaaacatcGGATAAACCCAAGTTGaagggcattctacaaaataactagcctactcttcaaaaatgtcaatgttatAGAAGAGagtctgaggaactgttccagagtAAAAGAGATATAGTAATTAAATACAATGTGGCATCTCAGATATAGGGAAAAAATATAGAGGATATTATAAGGACAGTTAGCAAAATTTGGATACAGTCTGGATTAAAGTATTATATCAgtgttaaatataattttgataattattCTGTTGTTATATAAAAGAATGTCTTTGTTCTCAGAAAATATACTCAAGTTTTAGAGATAAAGGAGCATGATGTCAGCAACTTACACTGAACTagtttagaaaaaattaaattatctttaatATGTTTCTCTCTGTACACATATAACAAGAGTGAGAGCAGATGGTAAAGTAAGTGGAGCAAAATGTTAAATTAACAACTAGTGACTCAGAGTAAATGGTATACGGGAGTTCTTTGTAATGTTCTTACAACTTTTCGTTAAGTTTAGAATggtgtcaaaataaaaagttgcaaACAGTATTTGAGTATAAAGCACAAATTTTAATCAGTTGTATGTTTTGTCATAAATAACACTCTAGAGAATGCTTTAAATAATACtcagatttctcttgtttctaagCTTATGGTGGcacttctgttttgtttggttttgatttccTAATGTTAAAATTTTGTTCTAACTATATTACATGGGTCCTCTTCCTGTTTTAGTTACAGCATGAATTGTCAGAAGGTTTGATTTTTAGCATCTTGGGATAAAGAatcatttcttatttgtttttatcccTTTATTACCAAATACAGCTCCTGATACATTGTTGGTTTTCCCTAATTTTTGGTTGATTTTTTCCACACAGAGAAAACCTCTAGTGTTGGAAGGAATTGATTTGGGGACATGTACGAGCAAATGGACAGTGGATTACCTAAGCCAAattgg
Proteins encoded in this region:
- the MAIP1 gene encoding m-AAA protease-interacting protein 1, mitochondrial isoform X2 is translated as MALAVSLLPRLLLSRPLPGSAARLWTPGSADVWPPLAGLCCFCRRRLGSGAAPFPRVSWASAALALPARAPQRPLLSPLGLPTTLPTFPSCPRRIYSTEEQPQQRQKTKMIILGFSNPINWIRTRIYSFLIWAYFDQEFSIAEFSEGAKQAFAHVSKLLSQSKFDLLEELVAKETLRVLKEKVTSLPDNHKNALAADIDEIVYTSTGDISIYYDEKGRKFVNILMCFWYLTSANIPSETISGASVFQVKLGDQNVETKQLLSASYESRAAHKHCYFQDWS
- the MAIP1 gene encoding m-AAA protease-interacting protein 1, mitochondrial isoform X1 codes for the protein MALAVSLLPRLLLSRPLPGSAARLWTPGSADVWPPLAGLCCFCRRRLGSGAAPFPRVSWASAALALPARAPQRPLLSPLGLPTTLPTFPSCPRRIYSTEEQPQQRQKTKMIILGFSNPINWIRTRIYSFLIWAYFDQEFSIAEFSEGAKQAFAHVSKLLSQSKFDLLEELVAKETLRVLKEKVTSLPDNHKNALAADIDEIVYTSTGDISIYYDEKGRKFVNILMCFWYLTSANIPSETISGASVFQVKLGDQNVETKQLLSASYEFQREFTQGVKPDWTISRIEHPKLLE
- the MAIP1 gene encoding m-AAA protease-interacting protein 1, mitochondrial isoform X4, yielding MALAVSLLPRLLLSRPLPGSAARLWTPGSADVWPPLAGLCCFCRRRLGSGAAPFPRVSWASAALALPARAPQRPLLSPLGLPTTLPTFPSCPRRIYSTEEQPQQRQKTKMIILGFSNPINWIRTRIYSFLIWAYFDQEFSIAEFSEGAKQAFAHVSKLLSQSKFDLLEELVAKETLRVLKEKVTSLPDNHKNALAADIDEIVYTSTGDISIYYDEKDFRGSLHKE
- the MAIP1 gene encoding m-AAA protease-interacting protein 1, mitochondrial isoform X3, coding for MALAVSLLPRLLLSRPLPGSAARLWTPGSADVWPPLAGLCCFCRRRLGSGAAPFPRVSWASAALALPARAPQRPLLSPLGLPTTLPTFPSCPRRIYSTEEQPQQRQKTKMIILGFSNPINWIRTRIYSFLIWAYFDQEFSIAEFSEGAKQAFAHVSKLLSQSKFDLLEELVAKETLRVLKEKVTSLPDNHKNALAADIDEIVYTSTGDISIYYDEKGRKFVNILMCFWYLTSANIPSETISGASVFQVKLGDQNVETKQLLSASYESKKFNKQGST